The sequence below is a genomic window from Cedecea neteri.
CAAAACAACGGCGGCGGCAATACGCTTCCAGGCGCCTTTTTTACCCCCTTCCGGGGCGGAAGAGTGACCATGACTGCAGCCGTGGCCGTGGTGGTGATCATGATGTCCATGAGAGTGCGAATGGCTCACCGGGAAAGCTCCTGTGCGGGTTTAGCGGGCGCGTCACGCCGCGCCGCATCGGTAGAAGTAGGGAAATCACGCAGATCGAGCGTGGGCGGCGAACCGGCACCAATTCGCTGGTCAATGACCAATAACGGGCGGCCGCTGAGCGCCTGCTGAAGCTGTTTAAACCAAAGCTCGTCGATAAAGATCTGTCCGGCCTGCTGGTACGCGTTTTTCTGCGCGGCAAAGCGGGTGGCCGTTGCCTGAGCTTCGCTTAACGCTTCGGTGGCATTGACCTGCGCCGTGTTCTCACGCACTGCGGCATTGGTCGCGGCAAGCGCGGCTTTTTCGGCCGCACTTCCCTGCTCCCGCAGGATCAGCGACTGGGCGGCAATCTGCGCGGCCTGCACGCCATGAAAGGCATCGGCCGCGCCGGCAGGCGGATGAATCGCCTCCACGACGGTAGAAAGAATTTCCACGCCGCTGTGCAGGCTATCCAGCTGCTGCTGCACGGCCTGGTTAATCTGCCCGGCCAGGTCGTCACGCCGCTCGCTCAGGACATCGTCCAGCGTTAAAGACGAGAACTGATGAACCAACACCTGATTTGCGGTGCTGCGCACCAGTTCGGACAGGTTTACCGCCCGGTAGGTCGCCGCCAGTGCGGCTTTGTCGCTCAGGCCAATACGCCACATAAAACGCACGTCGCTGTTAACGATCTGCAAGCTTTGCCGATCCCCACTTTGGCTGGCGATGATTTGTGCTTTGTCGAAGTTGTGGGTGGCGTCCCACAGTCTGTCGGCGCTGGCGGGCGCGGGGCCTTCGGCGTCGGCGCGTTTTGCCGGAGCCTGGCTGGCCGGATCTTCCCCAGCCGCCAGCTCATGTACCTGGCCATTTTCGGTCAACTGTACCCGACCAAACGGCCAGGGCAGCCCCAGATGCAGCCCCGGTTCAAGCACCGCCACAGAGCGGCCAAAGCGCTCATACACGCCACGTTCGGTGGCTGAAATTTGCTGCACCCCGGTCAGCAGCCAGCCGCAGATCAGCATCAGGGTCACCATCGGGATAAACGCGCGCTTCAGGACGGTGAAAGCCCAGACCTGGCGAAGGTCGATGCCAAACCGCTGGTGCAGCTCCTGCTGTAAAAACCCGAGCGGGCGCGGCGGCCAGGTTAGCTGGGCGGCCAGCTGGCTTTTGGGAATCAGCCCTGGTTCTGTCGTACCGTCTCCGGGGGGCGCAAACAGAGAGAACAGCCCGCGCAGCATAAACTCGGCGGCAACCAACAGCACCAGAACAGCAGGCAAGTTTATCGCCAGTGCACTGTTAAGTTGTGGCCAGACAAGTCCCGGTAAACTCAGAAGCTGTACCGCCATCACCAGGCGCAGCAGCGGCGCTATCGACCCGGCTTCCGGGGAGGCCTCTTTCGACACCGCACTGAGATGCCGTTCAGCCACCAGCAACACAAAGACGGATCCTGCCAGGCAGGCCACCGCAATCCAGCGGTTATTACTGTCCAACAGCGGAACGTAGCGGCTACTCCAGCCAGAAAGCGCAATATAGAACGTCAGCGCGGCAAGCGCCCCGGACCAGATGCCCTCCGCCTTAAACAAAGCTTCAGCCCGGGCAAAATTGAACGGCACCAGACCCGTGAACCAGCTCAAAAGCGGGTTCTTTGGCACATCTTCATGCTGAACCGAAGGCTCAGCCGGTGGGGAAAATTTAAGGCTTCGCCACTGGCAAATACGCTGCGCCGCGTGCAGTGAAATGACCAATAACAAAAGCGCGGCGGCATTGCTGCACAATAAAGCGACCCAGCGGGAAGCCGGCTCCAGAATACTGACCGTCAGCGCCAGCAGGAGCATCATAAACAGCAAGAAGGTTAAGGCGAACACCGCGCGGGCGGCGAGTCGGGCCTGCGCGCCGGCCAGCGAATAGCGAGCGGGCAGCGCCTGAGGCAGCAGTTCAGCTTCGGGTAACCGGGTAGGTGGCATGATGTTTTAAATGTGAGGTGCGCAAGAGTTGCACAGTATTTTCAGATTGTTATTTTATAACATACCAACACAAAATGCTGGCGAGTAAAGATGTGTCATTTTATGTCAGTGTGATGACAATAAAAAAGCGAACATAAATGTTCGCTTTTTCACATCCAGATATCGCTTACTGGGAGTCGATATCTTTCAGGTCATCCTGAATCGCCGCCGCGTTCGGATTCGCCTCTGGCTTAAGCTGGCCGCCGTTGGCCAGGAAGTCATGGCGCTGGAAGTAGGCTTCACGCACGGTGATGTAAGGATCGGCAGACTGGCGCAGCAGGCCGTCGGAATCCAGCAATTGAGCACGCGTTTCGACGCCTTCAACCGCCCATTTACCGATGGACATCGGCCAGGTCAGCCAGGATAGCACCGGATACAGGGTATCGACGAAGTCACCGCCGTCTTCACGCAGCGTGAAGCTGCCGTAGCCCGGTAACATCACATAAGGGCCGTAGCCTACGTCGTAATGGCCCAGCGTGCTGCCGAAGCGGTGAGGCTCGACGCGCTGAAGTTTAGGATTAGCCATTCCGGCCACGTCGATGAAGCCGCCCATCCCCAGCAGGGTGTTCAGGAAGAAACGCGTAAAGTGTACCATCCCCTGGTACGGATCGCCCTGCACGAAGTAGTTCACCATCGTGGCGGGCTCTTCGAGGTTGCTGGTGAAGTTGCTCAGGCCGTTGCGCGCTGGCACCGGCACATAGTCACGCCACGCTACGGCCACCGGACGCAGAACATACGGGTCCAGCACGTTGTAGTTGAAGTTGAACATTGAACGGTTGAACCCTTCGAGCGGGTCCGAACGCCCCTGAGGCTGCTGGCTCCCAGAACTGGCACATCCCACTAATACCGTTGTTGCCAGAGCAAGTCCGGTCAGGCGGAAATTCATTAGCGTCTCCCTATTATTGTTTGTCTGCGCTTTCAGTGGTGCCCGGTTCAAGCTGGGCCCTCGCCTGATCGATGCTGCGCTCAATGACGGCGCGGCGCTGGTCGTTTGCCGGTAAAATTTTCAGCATCATGTCCCACGCCCCAATCGCCTCACGGTAGTTCTGGCGCTCAAAAGCATTAAACGCCAGCAGGCTGAGCACGCGAATATTCGTGTGGTCATCTTTTAACATTTCGCGGAGCAGAAGCCCACCAAGCTGGTTATCCTGCGCGTCGGCAGAGCGGGTCAATACTTCAGCATAGCCCAGCTTTGCTTCGCCGTTTGTGGGCGCAAGTTTATAGGCGTGAGCAAAAGCTTGTGTGGCCGTTGTGGCGTTATTCAGCACCATGCCAATGCGCCCAAGCATCATCCAGCCTTCAAGATTATCAGGCTGTTGCTGCAATCGCGTGCGTAATCCTAACCCAAGACGCGCCATCTCTTCCATAGTCAGCGGCGCGGCCTGCGGGTCAAGAACACGTTTTAACAACGCTGGCGTCTCAGCTGTCGCCTGCCGCCAGGCCTGCACCTGCGCCAGCCCGGACGTTTTCAGATAACTGCCAGCGCTGACTGCCACCAGCAGCACGGCACCAGGCAAAAAGACCCACAGCGAGATTTTCCCCACGGTTATCCCGTCATTCAGCGTCGGGTTATCTTCCGTGAGCGAAATTTTTTGCCGCCTGCGGCTGCGCAGCACAATCACCGCCGCACCACCAATAATAAACAGCGCTGGCAGCACCCAGAGGATCACCGTGGCTGGGGTCAACGGCGGCTCATAGGTCACAAAATGGCCGTAGCGCTCGACCATATAATCTACGATCTGCTGTTTGCTTTTGCCCTGCTGCATCAGCTCATAGACTTTAAGCTTCATGTCTGAGGCAATCATCG
It includes:
- the hflK gene encoding protease modulator HflK, whose product is MPPTRLPEAELLPQALPARYSLAGAQARLAARAVFALTFLLFMMLLLALTVSILEPASRWVALLCSNAAALLLLVISLHAAQRICQWRSLKFSPPAEPSVQHEDVPKNPLLSWFTGLVPFNFARAEALFKAEGIWSGALAALTFYIALSGWSSRYVPLLDSNNRWIAVACLAGSVFVLLVAERHLSAVSKEASPEAGSIAPLLRLVMAVQLLSLPGLVWPQLNSALAINLPAVLVLLVAAEFMLRGLFSLFAPPGDGTTEPGLIPKSQLAAQLTWPPRPLGFLQQELHQRFGIDLRQVWAFTVLKRAFIPMVTLMLICGWLLTGVQQISATERGVYERFGRSVAVLEPGLHLGLPWPFGRVQLTENGQVHELAAGEDPASQAPAKRADAEGPAPASADRLWDATHNFDKAQIIASQSGDRQSLQIVNSDVRFMWRIGLSDKAALAATYRAVNLSELVRSTANQVLVHQFSSLTLDDVLSERRDDLAGQINQAVQQQLDSLHSGVEILSTVVEAIHPPAGAADAFHGVQAAQIAAQSLILREQGSAAEKAALAATNAAVRENTAQVNATEALSEAQATATRFAAQKNAYQQAGQIFIDELWFKQLQQALSGRPLLVIDQRIGAGSPPTLDLRDFPTSTDAARRDAPAKPAQELSR
- the mlaA gene encoding phospholipid-binding lipoprotein MlaA gives rise to the protein MNFRLTGLALATTVLVGCASSGSQQPQGRSDPLEGFNRSMFNFNYNVLDPYVLRPVAVAWRDYVPVPARNGLSNFTSNLEEPATMVNYFVQGDPYQGMVHFTRFFLNTLLGMGGFIDVAGMANPKLQRVEPHRFGSTLGHYDVGYGPYVMLPGYGSFTLREDGGDFVDTLYPVLSWLTWPMSIGKWAVEGVETRAQLLDSDGLLRQSADPYITVREAYFQRHDFLANGGQLKPEANPNAAAIQDDLKDIDSQ
- a CDS encoding cytochrome c-type biogenesis protein CcmH, coding for MRAMLLMLGMLFSIHAAAAIDTFTFKDEAQEQQFRQLTEALRCPKCQNNSIADSNAMIASDMKLKVYELMQQGKSKQQIVDYMVERYGHFVTYEPPLTPATVILWVLPALFIIGGAAVIVLRSRRRQKISLTEDNPTLNDGITVGKISLWVFLPGAVLLVAVSAGSYLKTSGLAQVQAWRQATAETPALLKRVLDPQAAPLTMEEMARLGLGLRTRLQQQPDNLEGWMMLGRIGMVLNNATTATQAFAHAYKLAPTNGEAKLGYAEVLTRSADAQDNQLGGLLLREMLKDDHTNIRVLSLLAFNAFERQNYREAIGAWDMMLKILPANDQRRAVIERSIDQARAQLEPGTTESADKQ